The DNA segment ATTGGGATATTCCGTCTCGCCCGGAAGCCTCCTGGCACCCTTCCGCAGATATTCCCTCAGCTTATCGCCGTAGAGATAGGGGTCGTTCCCCAGCACGATCCCCCATTCCATGAGAAGCGCCGCTGCCCCGGTCACAAACGGCGCCGCAAACGAGGTGCCCGTAACCGGGCCGTAGCCGCCGCCGGCCATGGGTGCGATAATGCCGACGCCGGGCGCCGCAAGATCCGGCTTCTGCTGCCAGTTCCCCATCCCGCCGCCGCGGCCGGAAAAAGGCGCATACGTTTCCGTGGCGTCGTCGTAGGCGCCGACCGTAATGACCCGGGCCGCCGTCGACGGGATTGTCAGCGTTTGATCCGGCGTCGGCTTAAGGAACCGCGTGGCCCGGTTCAAGACAGCCTCCGACGGGAGCCACAGCTCATACTGCCCGAGGACAATCCGCACCGGCCGCAGAATGATCTTCCAGATCCCGCTCTCCACGTAGCCTCCGTTGGGGATAAAGTCAAAATAAATCTCCTGGGACTCGTTAAAAGGCCCCGGCTCCCCGTAGTAAACCAGCACATCCGTACTCCCCATATCGAGCCTGTGGGGCCCAAGACGGCTGCTGATCCGCTCCACATGCTCTAAGGACGGGTTTGCCAGATAGATGTCCACGTCGTCCAGATAGGATTTCCAGAGCTGCACATTAAGCCCCGTCTCAAAGGGCGCCACCGAAAGCTCAATGACCTGCTCCGTACCTTCGGAAAGCGTCCCCGACGTATGGCCGCCGGCGTCGCCCTCGTTTCCGCTCCCCGCGATGAATGCGTTCCGCCCGATGCCGGATAAGGTGTCAATATACCGCTCCAAGAGCCCGTTTCCGTCGTGGGAGCCGTAAGTGTTCCCGAAGCTTAAATTGACGGCCAGGGGACGGCCAAGGGAGACGGCCGTCCGCACGGCAAAATCAAGCCCCCGCATCAGCTCCGTCGTCCTTGGAAAGCCGTCGGGATCCGGCGTTCCCAGACGGACGATG comes from the Eubacteriaceae bacterium Marseille-Q4139 genome and includes:
- a CDS encoding S8 family serine peptidase — its product is MTDQKADNLLNLALDTPEEEREQTEELNVGYIKSTRSWELIVKYNGDLAAVLSGKFPGAKMTELLGGFAVLTVPEAQVEDVIALSEIEYAEKPKRLFFAVNQGRAASCISPLQAGESGLFGKGVLVAVIDSGIDYFHDDFRNPDGTSRILYLNDQRSGVTYTKAQIDEALRSGSREQAARLVPVTDVSGHGTAVAGIAAGNGRESGGRYRGAAPESELIIVRLGTPDPDGFPRTTELMRGLDFAVRTAVSLGRPLAVNLSFGNTYGSHDGNGLLERYIDTLSGIGRNAFIAGSGNEGDAGGHTSGTLSEGTEQVIELSVAPFETGLNVQLWKSYLDDVDIYLANPSLEHVERISSRLGPHRLDMGSTDVLVYYGEPGPFNESQEIYFDFIPNGGYVESGIWKIILRPVRIVLGQYELWLPSEAVLNRATRFLKPTPDQTLTIPSTAARVITVGAYDDATETYAPFSGRGGGMGNWQQKPDLAAPGVGIIAPMAGGGYGPVTGTSFAAPFVTGAAALLMEWGIVLGNDPYLYGDKLREYLRKGARRLPGETEYPNPRLGFGALCAADSIPR